Part of the Gordonia crocea genome is shown below.
TCGAACCGACGACGTTCCGCTTACAAGGCGGACCCTCTAGCCAACTGAGGTAAGGGGGCGTGCGGGCGCATCCCGCACCGCAGATCGTATCGCGGTGGCACGGTTGCGGAGAAAGTTCCCCTGGTGCAGGGGAAAGGGAATAGTGCCCTCGTTCGCTCGGCAGGGGAACTTTTTCAGCCGCTGCGTGACACCCTTGTCGCATGGCCCTCACCGACCTCGTCGAACTCGGCGGCGCATTCCGTATGGGTTCTGACCGCTTCTACCCGGAGGAGCGGCCGGTCCACGAGCGGGTGGTGGCGCCGTTCGCCATCGAGACCCACCCGGTCACCAACGCACAGTTCGCCGCGTTCGCCGCCGACACCGGTTATGTCACGGTGGCCGAGGAGGCGATCGACCCCGACCTGTTCCCCGGGGCCGACCCGGCCGACCTCGTCCCGGGGGCGCTGGTCTTCACCATGACCGAAGGGCCGGTGGACCTGGCCGACTGGCGGCAATGGTGGCGGTGGGTGCCCGGTGCGAGTTGGCGCCACCCGCAGGGGCCCGGTTCGACCATCGACGACCGGCCCGACCATCCGGTGGTCCAGATCGCCTACCGCGATGCCGCCGCCTACGCGCAGTGGGCGGGGCGCCGATTGCCGACCGAGACGGAGTGGGAGTTCGCCGCCCGCGGCGGCCTCGACGGCGCGGACTACGCGTGGGGCGACGAGTTGCACCCCGGCGGCGAGGTTCTGGCCAACACCTGGCTGGGGGCCTTTCCGTACGAAACGACGGGTTGGGGGAGCACGTCTCCGGTCGGTTCCTATCCGCCCAACGGCTACGGTCTGGTCGACGTGATCGGCAACGTCTGGGAGCGCACGTCTGACGTCTACGCCCCGCGCCACGTCGTCCCCGGCGACGTGCACGTCGACGCCGACGGGCGGCCCGACCTGTTGGCGCCCACCGTCGACCCCCGGGTCATGCGGGTCACCAAGGGTGGCTCGTTCATCTGTGCGCCGGCCTATTGCCGCCGCTACCGCCCGGCGGCCCGATCGGCGCAATCCGACGACTCGGCCACCTCGCACCTGGGGTTCCGCTGCGCACGGTAACCGGGCGCGAATCCCCGGCCGGGCACCCTAGACTCGGCTCATGCCGGTAAGCCGAGAGCGTTCCCAGTCCCTGCCCGACCAGGGTTTCGCGCACACCGCCACCGTGACGGCCGGATCGTTGCTGTTCACCACCGGGGTCGCCCCCATCGACGCCGAGGGTGCCATCACCCCGCCGGGAGACGTGCAGGGGCAGACCCGGCAGTGCCTGGCCAACCTGACGACGATCCTCGATGAGCGGGGCGCCGGCCTGGCCGACGTCGCCAAGCTGACCGTCTTCGTGGCCGAGCGGTTGCAGGTCGACTTGGTCGTCGCCTGGGAGGCCGTCGTCGAGGCCTTCGGCGACGAGGTGCCGCCGGCCAGCCTCGTGGGAGTCACCGTCCTGCCCCTCGACGATCAGGTCGTCGAGATCGAGGCCGTGGCCGCGCTCTCCTGATCTCGGGGAATCCGTAGTCTGAGACGATTTGTGTGATTCGTCTCACCGGGGGGTTGTTCCGTCGACTCGCTCACAGAACCCGGTTGTGGGTTTGTCCGCCGGTGGCCGCCGCTGCCACGCTGAGCGCACTCTCGACAACCGGAGGGAACTCCCCGTGCGAATCTCGCTGCGCCGAATCATGGTCGGCGCCGTGGCAGCCTGTGCTGCCGCCACCACCCTGGCCGCGCCGTCCGCGTCGGCGGCCCCGCCCGACCGCTATCTCGACCTGCCGCTGATCAACCGCGACGCCGACCACGGGCCCGGTGGGGTCCACCCGGTGTTGCCGACCGATCCCACTGTGCTGCGCGGCCTGCTGACGCGGGCGCGCGCTGCCGGCGTCGAGCCGACCCGATACCGGGCCCTGTTGTGGCAGTACTGGTTGGCCGACACCACCACGGCCGCCGGTATCGACCTCGCGCGGTGGAACCCGCGGGCCGGTGTCAGTGCGAACCGCGCGAACCTCGTGAAGTCCTACCGCTTCTACGAGAACCTCCAGCTCCGGCACCGCGAATTGCAGTGGGCCGGCATGGGCGGCCTGGTCGGCGCCGACTTCGGCGGCGGCCTGCTGGACTTCGAACTGGCCACCAACGTCTACGACATCACGCGCCTGGCGCCGGTGGCCCACGCGATCGTCGGCAAGACCAACGAGTTGCTCGGCCCGACGTTCGTGGACCGGCTGCCCCGCGGTCTGCGGGCCCTGGCCCGGGTGGGGGCGACGATCACCCCG
Proteins encoded:
- a CDS encoding formylglycine-generating enzyme family protein, whose amino-acid sequence is MALTDLVELGGAFRMGSDRFYPEERPVHERVVAPFAIETHPVTNAQFAAFAADTGYVTVAEEAIDPDLFPGADPADLVPGALVFTMTEGPVDLADWRQWWRWVPGASWRHPQGPGSTIDDRPDHPVVQIAYRDAAAYAQWAGRRLPTETEWEFAARGGLDGADYAWGDELHPGGEVLANTWLGAFPYETTGWGSTSPVGSYPPNGYGLVDVIGNVWERTSDVYAPRHVVPGDVHVDADGRPDLLAPTVDPRVMRVTKGGSFICAPAYCRRYRPAARSAQSDDSATSHLGFRCAR
- a CDS encoding RidA family protein is translated as MPVSRERSQSLPDQGFAHTATVTAGSLLFTTGVAPIDAEGAITPPGDVQGQTRQCLANLTTILDERGAGLADVAKLTVFVAERLQVDLVVAWEAVVEAFGDEVPPASLVGVTVLPLDDQVVEIEAVAALS